A segment of the Sphingobacterium oryzagri genome:
CATCAGCCGTTTGTTGTGCCTCCGGCAATACCGAATTAAAGTTTGCAAGAATACGACCTGCCAAGGAAATGTCTCTCAATTCCATATCGATATCGGCCGTTTTAGCGAACGCCTGAACAATTGGTAAAAACGAATAAGTAGCCAACAATGGCGCCTCATCTGTTTTAGTGTAAATAATTTTAGATGACATAATTTTCTATTGAAATGCTATTAATTTTCGATGAACATTGCGTAGACCCGCAACCTGCAAAGCCTACCTTTTTAAATTCGCCTAAAGATAAGCATTTGAAAATAAAATCGCCATAATTACACGCACAATGGCGATTTTGAACTATACTTTGTCATGCCTGAATTAGTCAAGAATCCGACAATAAATCACGATAGAATCAACAAGCTATTTTTTCAGGTATTCCTCTGCGGTGAGCGTGCGCACGCCGGGTTGAGTCGTGTTGGTTTCTGCGATCAATACCTCCGCGAGTTTTTCCGTACTCGTGCCTGCGTAGCGTTTAAAAAGTCCGATACTATTGAAAAAACCTAACACTTTGCCCGCGATTACCTCGCCCATTCGGTTTGAACCCGGCCGGAGGATCAAGCTGGGTTGTACAATACTTAATTGATTAAAATGAAGGGCTTTTACCTCCATCTCTAGCGTACCTTTCATTTTATTATAGAAAATAGCGGAGTTAGGGTCAACGCCAATAGCAGACAACAGGATAAAGTGGCGCACTTCATGTTCCTGACAAAGTTGCGCAAACAGCAGCTGATAATCGTGATCTACACGCCATTGCGCCTCTTTGCTTCCCGCATCTTTCAACGTCGTGCCCAAACAGGAGAAGGCCACATCACCATAAATATGGGCAGCATAAGCTTCCAGCTTTTCAAAATCTACCTGAATCTCCGACAGTTTAGGGTGCGGCGAGAAGCTTTTGCGTCGCACAAAGGCAACCACTTCTGTAAACCGATCATCTACCAGTAACTGTTTAACGACTTCTTTTCCCGTTGCGCCTGTCGCGCCAATAACAAGTGCTCTCATGTTTAAAGCACATCAATGACCGTGCCTTCTTCCAGCGGATGAGCGACGCAAATTAAACAACGGCCATTTTCTACTTCTCTGTCGGTTAGCACCTCATTATAATCCATCCGTACACTGCCCGAAACGCACTGTGATATGCAGGTGCTACACATACCCGATTTACACGAATAGGGCAATTTTATGCGCTGCTCCAGCCCCACATCAAGCACGGTTTTATTGTAAGGAATTGTTAAAGGGTACGCTTGTCCTTGAAAACGCAACACGACGTTATAAGCAGTCGTATCGACCTCTTCTTCTTCCCGCTCGTCATCGTCTTCCTCCTCTTCTGGAAAATGAAATGTTTCTTTACGAATATCGTGATCGGGCACCCCCAGACCAAGGAGGGTAAAACGCACCAAATCCATATAAAATACGGGGCCGCAGGTGAAGAATAGAGCTTCACTTTCTGCAAGTCGGTGCTGCTGCACGATACGCAATAAATATTCCCGGTTTAAACGGGCATTTAATAAATTTTTTGTGTTGGAAAAAATCCAAACAATCTCCAGACGATCTGGAAATTGCGCTTGCCAGGCGTGCAGTTCGTTAAAAAATAACGTGCGCTCTGGCGAACCATTGCTGTACACCAACACCACCTTACTCTTTGTTTCCGCCATCAAGGCCGTCTTCAACATGGCGTACAACGGCGTAACGCCCACACCTGCCGCAAACAGGAAAATGGTGCGCAAACGCTCCGGCGCCGGCTCGTAGAAAAATAAACCTTGCGGCTCAAGCACCTCCACAACATCGCCCACGCGCGATTTATGATGCAACAGTCGCGATATTTCGCCATTATCTACACGCTTTACAGTGATCGCAAGCGGTTCGTTTACGTGTGGCGAACTACTAAAAGAGTAGGATCGGCGAACTTCACGCTCGCCAAAGGTAAACGAAAGCGTCAAAAATTGTCCTGCTTTGGGCTTCGGATAGCTTCCCGATAAATCGTTAAAAATTAGGGTTACATTCTCATTGGGCTGGTGAATAATCTCTGCAATCTCAAATTTGTACATGACATAAAAATAAGTTAATTATCAAGAATAGGCAAATCAATGAAATTTATAGGCCATAAAAAAATCCTGACAGCTTGCGCTGCCAGGATGGTATGTGTAGTCGTGAAACTCGATTAGAGTTTACGTTTAACTTCGACTTGTTCGTATGCTTCGACAATATCACCAACCTGGATATCGTTGAAACGATCGATATTCAAACCACATTCGTAGCCTTGTGCCACCTCTTTAACGTCATCTTTGAAACGTTTCAAGGAAGCCAGTTTACCAGTATGGATAACGACACCTTCACGAATCACGCGGATATCATTATTTCTGTTGATCTTACCTTCCAACACCATACAACCGGCGATGGTACCCACTTTAGAAATTTTGAAAGTCTCGCGAATCTGTACTTCCGCAACGATTTTCTCTTCAAATTTCGGTGCCAACATGCCTTCCATCGCTGATTTCAATTCATCAATTGCATCGTAGATGATCGAGTACAAGCGAATATCAATTTGCTCCTGCTCGGCCAATTTACGCGACCCTTGCGTAGGACGTACCTGGAAACCAATAATGATCGCATCAGATGCCGAAGCCAACAAGACGTCAGATTCCGAAATCGCACCAACCGACTTGTGAATAATGTTCACCTGGATTTCGTCTGTAGACAGCTTCAACAAGGAGTCAGAAAGTGCCTCGATGGATCCATCCACGTCACCTTTAACGATAACATTAAGTTCTTTAAAGTTACCAATTGCAAGACGACGACCAATCTCATCCAAAGTAATGTGTTTCGTAGCGCGCATACCTTGCTCACGCTGCAATTGCAAACGTTTATTTGCCACTTGGCGAGCTTCGGATTCACTTTCCAACACATATAAGCGATCTCCCGCTGTTGGCGCACCGGACATACCGAGGATCTGTACCGGAATAGAAGGACCAGCCTCTTTCACGCGCTCACCACGCTCGTTGGTCAATGCTTTTACTTTACCAGAGTGTGAACCCGCTAAGATCGCATCACCAACACGTAAAGTACCACCTTGTACCAATACCGTAGTTACAATACCACGTCCTTTATCTAATGCAGCCTCAATAACCGAACCTACGGCACGTTTTTTCGGATCTGCTTTTAATTCTAATAATTCAGCCTCAAGCAACACTTTTTCCAACAACAACTCGACATTTTCACCCGTTTTTGCTGAAATTTCCTGCGCCTGGTATTTACCACCCCAGTCTTCGACCAAGATATTCATCGCCGAAAGTTGTTCACGAATACGATCCGCATTTGCACCTGGCTTATCCACTTTTGTGAAAGCAAAAACAATCGGCGAACCAGCCGCCTGTGCGTGGTTAATAGCCTCGCGTGTTTGTGGCATCACGGCATCGTCCGCTGCAATCACAATGATAACGATATCCGTAACCTTGGCACCACGCGCACGCATCGCCGTAAAGGCTTCGTGACCTGGTGTATCCAGGAACGTAATTTTACGTCCGTCGTCTAACTTCACGGCATACGCACCAATGTGCTGCGTAATACCACCGGCCTCACCTTTCGTTACGTTTGCTTTACGAATATAATCCAGCAACGAAGTCTTACCATGGTCAACGTGACCCATCACCGTAACGATTGGCGCACGATCGATCAAGTTTGCTTCGTCATCCGCTTCTTCAAGCTCGGTAACTTCCTCGTCTTCCGGTTTAATAAATTCTATTTTGTAACCAAACTCATCCGCTACGATCGCCAATGTTTCCGCATCCAAACGTTGGTTAATAGATACAAACATACCTAAGCTCATACATGTCGAAATGACCTGTGTAACCTGTGTATCCATTAAATTTGCCAACTCATTAGCCGTAACAAACTCCGTTACGCGCAAGATTTTGGATTGTGCTGCTTCTTCCATTGCAGCCTCTTCTGCCGATAAGGCTATATCATCACGTTTCTGTCTACGTAATTTCGCACGTTGTGCAAACTTACCCGACTTACCTGCACCACTTAAACGCGCAAGTGTTGCTTTGATTTGGTCTTGGATTTCTTTTTCTGAAGGTTCCTCCTTCGGCGTATCCGCCGGACGGCCTTTCCCTCGATTGTCATGACGGTTGTTGTGTGGCTGTCCGCCTCCGCGGTTGAAACCACCACCGGCACCGCCCTGGCGATTGTTGTGTTGCCCAACACCACCACGGTTGAAACCACCACCGCCACCTTGACGATTGTTATTCGTGTTATTGTTATTTCCAGTACCCGCATTCCGGTTATCCCCTGTTGGACGTTGTCCATCATTGGCATTTGGATTGACCGGTGTATTTGGATTTTTGTTGGAACGCTTGCGCTTGCGCTTGTTATCGTTATGCGCTGCATTCGACGAGGAAGCAACAGGCTTACGTTCAACAGGCAATTGAATCTTTCCAACGACCTTCGGACCGGCAAGCGTTTCTGATCGTGCTCTGATAACGCCACTTTGTGGTTGTTCAGCAGGAGCGGCAGGAGGTGTCGCATCGCCTTGTTGGGGCGCTTTGGTTTCTGTAATTTCTTTATTCATGTCGGCCTTAGGCTCGGTTTTAACTTCTTCTTTTGGCGCTACCTTAGGCTCTACCACAGCCGGCGCCGGCGCAACTTCTTTCTTCACCTCCGGTTCTTTTGTCGGAGCTTCCGCTTTTGGCTCTTCAACTACAGGTTTTACCTCTTCTTTTTTCTCCTCCTGTTGCACAGGTTTC
Coding sequences within it:
- a CDS encoding ferredoxin--NADP reductase; translated protein: MYKFEIAEIIHQPNENVTLIFNDLSGSYPKPKAGQFLTLSFTFGEREVRRSYSFSSSPHVNEPLAITVKRVDNGEISRLLHHKSRVGDVVEVLEPQGLFFYEPAPERLRTIFLFAAGVGVTPLYAMLKTALMAETKSKVVLVYSNGSPERTLFFNELHAWQAQFPDRLEIVWIFSNTKNLLNARLNREYLLRIVQQHRLAESEALFFTCGPVFYMDLVRFTLLGLGVPDHDIRKETFHFPEEEEDDDEREEEEVDTTAYNVVLRFQGQAYPLTIPYNKTVLDVGLEQRIKLPYSCKSGMCSTCISQCVSGSVRMDYNEVLTDREVENGRCLICVAHPLEEGTVIDVL
- a CDS encoding NAD(P)H-binding protein → MRALVIGATGATGKEVVKQLLVDDRFTEVVAFVRRKSFSPHPKLSEIQVDFEKLEAYAAHIYGDVAFSCLGTTLKDAGSKEAQWRVDHDYQLLFAQLCQEHEVRHFILLSAIGVDPNSAIFYNKMKGTLEMEVKALHFNQLSIVQPSLILRPGSNRMGEVIAGKVLGFFNSIGLFKRYAGTSTEKLAEVLIAETNTTQPGVRTLTAEEYLKK
- the infB gene encoding translation initiation factor IF-2 gives rise to the protein MIEGKSINLLKAAKELNIGIGTAVDFLVKRGFDVDSKPSTKLSPDMYGVLLKEFQGDKIVKDEAKQIVIGKIRRDESTAGTGAVNPTDAKEDFQDNTTDTQETVVKTTTAAVEPPVKAAPVEDSAKKEEGSGHLKVVGKIDLDSLNRGKSKKVEPKEEVAAAAVEAAPVVEKETKPVQQEEKKEEVKPVVEEPKAEAPTKEPEVKKEVAPAPAVVEPKVAPKEEVKTEPKADMNKEITETKAPQQGDATPPAAPAEQPQSGVIRARSETLAGPKVVGKIQLPVERKPVASSSNAAHNDNKRKRKRSNKNPNTPVNPNANDGQRPTGDNRNAGTGNNNNTNNNRQGGGGGFNRGGVGQHNNRQGGAGGGFNRGGGQPHNNRHDNRGKGRPADTPKEEPSEKEIQDQIKATLARLSGAGKSGKFAQRAKLRRQKRDDIALSAEEAAMEEAAQSKILRVTEFVTANELANLMDTQVTQVISTCMSLGMFVSINQRLDAETLAIVADEFGYKIEFIKPEDEEVTELEEADDEANLIDRAPIVTVMGHVDHGKTSLLDYIRKANVTKGEAGGITQHIGAYAVKLDDGRKITFLDTPGHEAFTAMRARGAKVTDIVIIVIAADDAVMPQTREAINHAQAAGSPIVFAFTKVDKPGANADRIREQLSAMNILVEDWGGKYQAQEISAKTGENVELLLEKVLLEAELLELKADPKKRAVGSVIEAALDKGRGIVTTVLVQGGTLRVGDAILAGSHSGKVKALTNERGERVKEAGPSIPVQILGMSGAPTAGDRLYVLESESEARQVANKRLQLQREQGMRATKHITLDEIGRRLAIGNFKELNVIVKGDVDGSIEALSDSLLKLSTDEIQVNIIHKSVGAISESDVLLASASDAIIIGFQVRPTQGSRKLAEQEQIDIRLYSIIYDAIDELKSAMEGMLAPKFEEKIVAEVQIRETFKISKVGTIAGCMVLEGKINRNNDIRVIREGVVIHTGKLASLKRFKDDVKEVAQGYECGLNIDRFNDIQVGDIVEAYEQVEVKRKL